Sequence from the Nocardia cyriacigeorgica GUH-2 genome:
GTGTCGTCCTCGACGTGGGTCGCGGACACCCGCACCCACCCCGTCATCTCCCGGGAACCCATCACCGCCTGCTGAACCGCGTCGTCGTCGATGAGCTGTTCGCATAGTTGCGGACCGACCCGGACCAGCAGCCCGCCCTTCCCGCTGACGGCCAGCGTCATATTGCCGTCGAACAGGAACGACAGCCCGCCGAACATCTTGCGTTCGGCGACGGTCGGGCCGGGTGCGATGAGGTCGCGGATGCGTTCGGCCAATTCCTCGTCGTATGCCATGGGTCACAGTGTGGACCCGGGCACCGACATCCCGGACCCGATCGAGCGCGGGTCCGGGACCTGACGGCAGCTCAGGCGCGGTCGTAGGCGTCCTGCAAAGCCTGGGCATCGAGCTTGGACATGGTGCGCAGGGCCGTGCCGACGGCGATGGTCTTGGCGGGATCGTCGCCACTCATCAGCTTGCTCAGCACCCGAGGCACCACCTGCCAGGACAATCCGTAGCGGTCGGTGAGCCAGCCGCACGGCCCGGGTTCGCCGCCCTCGGTGAGCAGCTCCCACAGCCGGTCGACCTCCTCTTGGGTATCGACCA
This genomic interval carries:
- a CDS encoding VOC family protein yields the protein MSSITTFLWFDNAAEEAGTFYASVVPNSRVVDISRTADGSAFIVELDLDGHAVTLMNGGPGHPHTDAASLQIVVDTQEEVDRLWELLTEGGEPGPCGWLTDRYGLSWQVVPRVLSKLMSGDDPAKTIAVGTALRTMSKLDAQALQDAYDRA
- a CDS encoding TfoX/Sxy family protein, whose product is MAYDEELAERIRDLIAPGPTVAERKMFGGLSFLFDGNMTLAVSGKGGLLVRVGPQLCEQLIDDDAVQQAVMGSREMTGWVRVSATHVEDDTRLREWVDRGVGFARSLPPKE